The Seriola aureovittata isolate HTS-2021-v1 ecotype China chromosome 8, ASM2101889v1, whole genome shotgun sequence genome contains the following window.
attattatcatcattgttattattaaactAATGATCCTCCAGCAGTAACAGTGTTCGCTGCAGGTCTGATGGTGCTGAGTATCACACCTGTCTCAACTGTAGTCCACATGTCTCCAACAGctcacaaccacagacacagctTTAACTCATGTTACTGTCTGCAGAAGGTAAGAAGCTCAGCTGCTCCTTGTTAAACCTTCCTAGGCCTTTTATATGAAGAGACTGATTCTCTGCTTTTCGTTTCAAGTCCTGGTAAATCTGTCACTGAACATTCAGCAGGTTCTGTCTTCTACAAATCAAAACAGAATCTGACACAGCAGGATCAAGATTTCCTCATCTATAAAAAACACTCCATGACACATCAGCAGTATGTTGTTGAGTGACTGTACCTGAACAAAGGTGATCTGAAAGTCCTGtttcagaggcagagcagcttTACGGACAAATCCCAGcaccagagacacagacatgttCAGTATCTGTCCTGCTGGACTGTACGTCACCACATACCCGACCtgaggagacagaaggagacCAGAGCACAGGGACTCCTTTTATCTGATACATGTTTCATTACAGGAGGAAATAATTACAGTTTGAGCTCTTGGTGtgtccactttattaggtacagtTGTACagtctaatgcaatccaatTGCTCTGTCATAAAGTCTACTTCATGATGTCAATAATATTCAGTGGTTTTTGATTGGTGATAAAAATCTGATCAGATTCTCATCAAGACAGAGATGtagacagacacagtgtgtcTGAGCTGATATCACTCAAACTATTATAATCTCTGTGTTGTTATGGAACACTGTCATTAAACCGTCACAGCTCTGGTGGAAACAGTCAGAAAACcatggatttaataactggttgaagcTCCTCTGAAACCTGCTCCTCAGTAGctgttgatcagagctgctgttcaggaggaagtttggaccattcttcttatagagctgcttcagtcagacagatTCTCAGATGTCTGGTGTGGGCAAGTCTCTTCAGGTCTGGGTTCTGACTGGACCACTCCAAAATGTGGATTTCCTTTGATGTTTAAGGTCattgttctgctgcatcagcGGCTTCTCctcagcttcagcaggtggacagacaccctgacatgatcctggaagagaccttgataaactcgatgatgtggagctgtccaggtccagaggcagcagagacccAGATcctgatgctccctccaccctgctccacctggaggatgttttcatgtttctatctgtGTGGAGCTTCTGGAGTCGTCTCAGCTGAACGTCCTCTTCACTGAATCATTTCCATCTATAGacagtctgtgtgactgtggactgatgaagatctgAACTCTGAGACTCTTTCAGCTTCATGCTCAtcatctcttcttcatcctcagtctctgagatctttgttgtgaggcctggttcacatcagctgatgtttctctAAATGTCTGAGTGTTGGTTAGAAGTCtggtttcactgactgactccaggtctgataactcctgactccactCTGCTTCTGTTCATGTCACACACTATTTCAGccacactgtgaatgtttgaatcatgtttttaatatgGACGATAACAACACAATGATGTTGAGTGTGTTGTTGATGAAGATCTGATCATAACTGTTGTTCCAAAAATTCACtgactgtttctttcttctgtcaACAGATCAACAGTAACAgtagaaaaaacagaaaaagaacaacagcACCTCTAACTCCGAGCTCagtaattaacatgttatgAATTTACTAATTTTCAACAAACAGTGAACATGATGAGATCAGTAAAGGTAGATGCTATGCTCTGTATTTGATTGTACAGGTGtccctaataaagtgctcacaGAGTGTATGTGTACTaagatgtctgtgtttgtttcagcagTTCTTCCCCCCTGACGAGAACAACACTTGCAATGTTCTGGTAGATAATGTTATAAATACAGGTTTTACTCTACAAACTGTCAGGTGCTGGACTCTAGTGGACTCACCTTCAGGACCACATTAGCACAGAGGCCGGGGTTCAGGAGAACAGGACTGAGgtcttctctctcactcatgcTCAGCTCAGTCTGAGTCTGGTCTACAGACTGCAGGACGACTGAAGCTACCTCCACAGGaacaagctgcagcagcaccagAGACACATCAGTCAGACATGTTCACCCATATTCACCCTCTGCTTCATTTATAGCAGTTTATATCAGTTCACAGAGTCTCCATTAATTCCACATCACAACAACACTTCAACACCAACTTACAGAGACTTGAACGTTGCTTGAGTCACAGTAGAAAACAGATCAGAGTGGTTATTGTGCCGCTTTAAATACTGACAACAGTTACACTGATGCTTTGTTGGTATAGGTTAGTTAGTACAGATTCTCCGTatcagcagagagaaaggagtCATAGTTCTGTGTCTGAGTTGCAGCATTAACCTcagtttctgctctgtgtggTAAGACAATGATGGAGACACGTTCATGTTCAAAACAAATGTCACTGTCTTGCTAAATTTCCTGGGTCAGCAGAGGCTGTGAGGCATGAGACAATATGTGATTATTTCACAGCATCCAACATCTGCAGATCAACACTGAGCTGAGGCGCATTGTGGGATTTGAAggctaaaataaactaaaaaaaaaaaaactataaataaaatacaattaaaaagaacaaaaatgtaactgtaCACCATGGAGACACTGTGGTTCTACATAGACATATGAACACATAATTCTGAATACATTGTTTCAACACGTTTGTTATGGAGTTGCATCATTTAAACTCTGAAACCTCTGAGTCTCTCATTATGATGGTCATGTAACCACTTCTACTCTGTTTATTGTCACTTAGTAATCAGttagacatttattttcattatcgatttcTCCaatcttcctctgtctctcctccggttttcagacattttaatgttttaattccACAGAATTAGTGGAACCATTaaagaaatctttttttaatgtctaaCTTCTATCGACTGGTAAGGGCTTGTATTTCCCTTGCATGACCCAAAGTCCTTCTTATATGTGGTGTCTGTAGTTTAGAGGTGGAGTGTCTCATCATAGATTTTTAACACAACTACTGGATTTTTCTCTGCAATAATAACTTCCATCgtaaagaaaactgtaaaatgggGCCAGGATCAGTAGATAGTGTTATAAACATGCTCTACATAAAACCTACTGAGTGTGAAGTTTCCCTTTAAGAAGCTGGAGCCAGTCAATTTAAAATACTTACTGCTGCATCTTTATTCTTCACCTGTAGAGTAGAGAAGATTTAGTTAAACATCTTTAAATGATTCTTTATGTTCAGTTACTTCATGTTTGAaacattttagtgtttttttaatttatttacagatccatgttactttattttgtcaataattaaatacataacTATTGATGATAAATATCAACAGGCCGACAAAAAGTGAACCCTGCTCCTTTAATCACAGCATCAACATCACGACTATCACCTCAGAGAGTAAGAACGTGAGTGTGGATGTTTTTAAGGAAGAGACAGAGTGCAGCAGACTCACGGCACAGACATGGATGTTAGTGTAGGTGTCCATGTTGAGGGCCGCTGAAGTGCTGCAGTCCTGGTGCAGGACCAGACGCCGGGAACAGGCTCTGCTCTGATCCTTTAAGAACGCTGTCAAAACAAAGGTTATCAATGAAAACACTcataaaggaagaaaaatactcattttagaaaacatgtttgaaataaGAAACTACAATAACACAAGATGATAAAGAAACTTCTTTCCTCAAATGTcagactgttcctttaacacTCTATTTAACAAGCtattaatatcaataatgaaatcatCTGAATAAGAGGAAATGAAGTGATGAGAGGATTTTTCAGATCCACCATCGCCTCACCTCTGTCCTGCTGAACCGTTCCATGTTACAGGAAGTCAATCACACTGATCAGCCTGTGCTTCgcttttatttgtgttgcacTTTGTCCTCTGTTGTTCTATGACAGGAGCCATACAACAATAACCACTGCAGTTGCTGTTATAAACATCATGTACTTGTTGTTATCACAGTGTTGGAGGCTGAGGgatgttgtgtgtctgcaggaacaaacatgttgaactcATGTAGAGAATCAGCTgatgtgtgactgtgacttcAGGCTGTGTGGTCTTATTCTGGGAGAAGACGTTTAAGGGCAGAGTCTGTAACTTTTGGTAGAAGTAATAACACAGCCTTTTTGTTATGAGTGAAGAGTTGAATGAAACAGAGCTGTGCTCAGGTCAGTGCGCTCAGCAGCTTttcttggtctggtatgaccatgGGTTTATGGTGACTGTTCTCAGGTCAGATCAGAGAACACAACATAatgaactagaatcacctcctggtggttgtctgcctcctccactcagacaagtttcaggttacatccctgtttatccagagtcatagaaaacaTGAACCATTagtgtgaaagtttgtcataattgctgtgaagtcttgagttatgggTTAGGTTTCAGTCTAGATgaacgtttttaccaaatttgaagaaattcccttaaGGTGTTACAGAGACATTGCGTTCaaaaggccaaaactgtgttttgtgaggtcaccacacctgtgacttttgacctttgacccccaaaatctaaccTTCTCATCCTGAATGTTTGTGCccaatttgaagaagttccgcCAAGATGTttctgagatattgtgtccacaagaatgggtCAGACGTACGTACGTACATATGTATggacggacagatggacagcCCGAAAAAAATATGCCTCCAACCCTGACTGGCGCCGGTGCAGAGGTATAAAAGCAACACAACTGACAACACAGGACAGGGATGAGGACAAGGACGAAgttacatcaaataaaataaaatgggagAAAGGTGAGATGAAAGCAGACAGAGTATTTCACTGCTCTGTAGTGCCTCTGTGAGGGGAAAGGTTCAAAGTACAGTCTGAAAACTTTACTCTTTATATTTCATCTGTGGCCTCCCTCTAACTGAGCTGTATTTACTTTTCTATGCAGTTTATTCCCAACATTAAGATccagtgtgtgtcagtcagtgaagTTACAAGAGGTCATCGGTCAGTGTTCAGAGGTATTTAAAACCACTGATAGTTTGACTGTCAGATGCTGCAGTTCATCagcagtgttgtgtgtgctgGACAGctttaaacaacacacacaatgataCTGACACAGAGACCAACAAAAGAACATGATGCAGCTCAGGTGAGCAGAGACGATCCCACtaacagcagctgattttatataattaatgtCAGATAAACACTGCTGTGCAACTCACTCAATTAGCTGCTCAACAGAAGTCTTATCTACCTGCAGGACTGGTGTCCACACAGTCAGCAGTGAGACCAGGAGCTGGCAGTGAGAACAAACCTCTGTCTCCACCTTCACCTGCCGTCAGCATCTCATCcccaaactgaaaacacacaaacacaaaaacacaacctgtCAGCAGAGAGCCAACATAGTGTTAAGTGCTGTAGACAGTTAAAGAAAACCAGAGAAAGGTGAACAGTGACTACAGAGATGTACCTGGTATCCAGAGGAGGCCCGGAGCTCTGCAGGAGACAGCTGACCTCTGTTTCCCTCCAGGTCAAACATAAAGCTGGTGAATTGTTGAAACAGAGAGTCAAAGCTGCCGTTGGTTGGAAGAACAGGAGAGGGATGAGAGAATCCAtcaacacctgcacacaaacatcaatcagcagctgaaacagacTGTAGGCAAAGAGCCTGGTAGTCATTAGTGACATTATTGCTCCTGTCTGTGGCCTGGTTCAGTCTACGAGGAACTCCTCAAACAGCAATATTCTGCACATTATATATATTCTGAAGAACAATAACACCAGCCTGATCCTGAAGATCAATCTAAATCTACCAACTGACTCACTGTTTTGTGACTgaatgcagaaaatgtcataactGGTCTCCTTGGTGACAGACACCTGTGGATCTGAGTAGCCGTCTACGGTGCTGCCTAAAGAGTACAACGCCACATCATGGCTGCACAGCTGCTTGTTGCcactggaaacagagaaaaataaacagtgaggATGAGCCTGTGTAGATACTGTTTGTAAAAGATGTTGCTCTTACAGTTTTTTTACAATTGCTAAAACTAATTTCTTGATCAACCTGTGCACTTTGACCTGGTTGATACTGGTTTTAAGACATCATTAGTAACAAGTGTGAACAGTTTTGAGTTGTTGTGTGTAAGTTATGAAAACCTGTGGTAAAAATATGTCTAACTTTATGCATATGAGTGCATCACAGTGCACAGTGTGTTTTagtgagtgaaaatgtgtttggagTTTTGTAAAAAGGTGAAATGAGATCTGAAACTTGTGTTTAACCAAATGAAAATTGTTTATGGTTTTGCCAAAAGAGTGGTTGATTCAATAAATGGGTTCAGACCACTGAGGTGAAATGAGATCTGAAACTTGTGTTTAACCAAATGAAAATTGTTTATGGTTTTGCCAAAAGAGTGGTTGATTCAATAAATGGGTTCAGACCACTGAGACTCTCTTTATTCACTAATAACTTCTAGTCACTTCcattcagcatttttttaaattgctgttAAGACGCTGTCAATGAGACAACATTTCCTGCTTGGATCTTTCACATTAAAGGGCCTCGAAGGCCATTAGCCCTCGCTGATCCATCACCATCCTTTTAATCTGACATGTGGGAAGAACAAGCTCAGTTTCGTTGACAGTAAGTAAATGGAAGtgactgaataaatgagtgaattaaaaacagtgtttctgtgacaaagagagagtgagagcagcagaTTGGTGAATATTGTGTTGACAGTGCTGTGGAGATGTACAGTACTTTATGTCAAATGTACAATGTAAGTTATTACCTCCTCAATGTTTTCAATGTCAGTACAGATGTTTAGCTGCTTGCCAGAAGCCTCTGTATTTTTAAGACCTTTATTACGTATGACTACACAGGTAACAGCACAAGCCTTCAACTGTATCTCAGTGACTGAAAACTCACCTGACCGAGGTCACGGAGCAGCCGGTGAACAGAGCCACCTCCTCACCACAGTCcctgtcacagcagcagttgaTGTCACACACACCTCTGGACTGGTCACAGGGACACACGCTGtcaactgacacacacacacacacacacacacacacacacaggttagaTCATGAGCTACCAGTAGCACAACTTCACTCAGTAAATTTATTCCAAATGaactaaatcaaatacacagatACCCCCAAACACCAAATCATTActtgtcagctgtcagtcaaatgaGTTTGCTTACATCAGATCAACTGTCAGCTGATCGATCAGATCTGTCAATCAGATCAACTCTTCTGATAACAGAACAGATATAAATTTAACTTcttaacaaacaggaaatatgttgtCATGGATTAAATGAGTGGCTTCAACTtgagccatgttttttttagcttatgTTAACATTTTGGTCTCAGAGGAAAAAAGTTTGGAGATCCCCGGGTTAGAGGGAAACTCAAAACAGAGCCTGTCCATCCACCTGCCTGAGACTCTCTCCACCTGACTGAGAAAACTGGAACTAAACCTAACTTAATCTATATAATCATATGACTTATTTAGATCAGTGAATTAACGAACTGGACATACATACAGACTTCTGAACCTCCGGTTTTGATTCCTGTAGCTAATAAACGTTTTAGACAAAAAGAACTGCTTCACTGCTAACTACCACATTAGCTTAGTGTAAACCTCAGTTAACTAGCTATTTAAAACAACACTAAGAGCTGAGAATGTGTTTAACCGTGTACTGGGTTAACTCTACGGTTAACTCGAACCGTTAGTAGCAGGAGTAAGCAGGCGACCGGAGGCGGGCAGCGGCTCCGCGGGAGGTGTCGGTTGACCGggctgctctgtgctgctgtagaTCTGTATCGGTTGTGTAGTCTCAGACTCTGGAGGCTGAGCGGTTGTATAACTGTCTGTAACGTTAGAAGTCACGTTACGGTCATCGGACACGGTCGTGTTAAATGTGTGGTTCGTTGTAATTTCGTCTGTAGTCGAGACTTTAAAcgac
Protein-coding sequences here:
- the tctn1 gene encoding tectonic-1 isoform X1 — its product is MADSAVVLRSLFIFCLFLSFKVSTTDEITTNHTFNTTVSDDRNVTSNVTDSYTTAQPPESETTQPIQIYSSTEQPGQPTPPAEPLPASGRLLTPATNVDSVCPCDQSRGVCDINCCCDRDCGEEVALFTGCSVTSVSGNKQLCSHDVALYSLGSTVDGYSDPQVSVTKETSYDIFCIQSQNSVDGFSHPSPVLPTNGSFDSLFQQFTSFMFDLEGNRGQLSPAELRASSGYQFGDEMLTAGEGGDRGLFSLPAPGLTADCVDTSPAAFLKDQSRACSRRLVLHQDCSTSAALNMDTYTNIHVCAVKNKDAALVPVEVASVVLQSVDQTQTELSMSEREDLSPVLLNPGLCANVVLKVGYVVTYSPAGQILNMSVSLVLGFVRKAALPLKQDFQITFVQQNVEQATVHYSGNPGYVVGLPLVSGTRAADGIVRSIDLRDTLSLLHGAEDQDCLHGPHQRSPVLFGLDSLSGCTLRLEDAANCSLVSQLLLDVLRGTDSPQYVASLGNSPLNNPLDWVQVHSNFNPGDAQSCSIPLSFHLEVEWTKHGSLVNPQPQIVSIKEVIQTNSTSLWFGDSSFLSVRTSVAFIPVSAAALPGYRVTPTINAKLPFDFFFPFV
- the tctn1 gene encoding tectonic-1 isoform X2, encoding MADSAVVLRSLFIFCLFLSFKVSTTDEITTNHTFNTTVSDDRNVTSNVTDSYTTAQPPESETTQPIQIYSSTEQPGQPTPPAEPLPASGRLLTPATNVDSVCPCDQSRGVCDINCCCDRDCGEEVALFTGCSVTSVSGNKQLCSHDVALYSLGSTVDGYSDPQVSVTKETSYDIFCIQSQNSVDGFSHPSPVLPTNGSFDSLFQQFTSFMFDLEGNRGQLSPAELRASSGYQFGDEMLTAGEGGDRGLFSLPAPGLTADCVDTSPAAFLKDQSRACSRRLVLHQDCSTSAALNMDTYTNIHVCAVKNKDAALVPVEVASVVLQSVDQTQTELSMSEREDLSPVLLNPGLCANVVLKVGYVVTYSPAGQILNMSVSLVLGFVRKAALPLKQDFQITFVQNVEQATVHYSGNPGYVVGLPLVSGTRAADGIVRSIDLRDTLSLLHGAEDQDCLHGPHQRSPVLFGLDSLSGCTLRLEDAANCSLVSQLLLDVLRGTDSPQYVASLGNSPLNNPLDWVQVHSNFNPGDAQSCSIPLSFHLEVEWTKHGSLVNPQPQIVSIKEVIQTNSTSLWFGDSSFLSVRTSVAFIPVSAAALPGYRVTPTINAKLPFDFFFPFV